A window of the Plasmodium vivax chromosome 12, whole genome shotgun sequence genome harbors these coding sequences:
- a CDS encoding Adapter-related protein complex 1 gamma 2 subunit, putative (encoded by transcript PVX_117690A), with protein MSIKLRELIRNIRNCKTAAEERSVVAKECALIRTAFKEEDNIYRHRNVAKLLFMNMLGYPTYFGQIECLKLIASSKFSFKRIGYLGLTILLDENTDILMLVTNSIKNDLKNSNQYINGLALCALGNIANTEMCSSLRYEILDLMNINNPYIKKKAAMCAIRILKKTSDMEDLFVEKINSLLEDRNHGVLSAGISLMISLIEKNSQYRKILKGHTNKIVKILKSCVMSSYSHGVEYDVYGINDPFLQVKILKLLKYLNTEGGGTSSGAIGTRTEGQPDDAIEGVTDGNTPITQGRSITGSDSNSKQHMYDMEEVNSVLAQVATNTDSAKNVGNAILYECVKTITYISTDPGLLVLAVNVLGKFLQNTDNNIRYVGLCTLQKLLKKDPKTLHIYRNTIIECLKDQDISIRKKALDVAFALITKDSLKVMVKELLNYLLVADIEIKSDIVSNICVAVNNYSPNVQYLLDTYIKLLCLAGNFIQDHIKNDFIYHVLQNSEFHAYVVFKIFFCIKENLNQYALVQVGIWCIGELGDLLVQEGNKNVGPDGEAITVTHEDVFDLLEKIVKTYEKNAIKELHNINIKDPIQNILYNKSSNIFEDIHLNTVNYAQTSYNNSAYICCNVASESMHSNDSNVILQYVLMCLNKLTVRFPTQKLKIEKIIQKYKKNKCIEIQQRACEFHELMSTQWDDIRDSILLRIPPCANRKMNKKRLPHVDDDDIVEVTLDEAMGSQGVRDSGIMNNSPADMYTDKVSTACVDLLDLEDVLGLQNGDTNHPSVITDVRSATPDVRSVTTDIRSVTADVRSAPTALDALNGTRHLSINQTAANKLDVLDISDEGKISSTHLLRSQESKDNSTARNDKGVEIAKKKNEDILADLFGNISIDQPKSSAQGNASLDLLLDDMPPEKQDDLLSLNLGNAKVQIDPLKVYDKNGIEICFHFEKESADSEAATIWATYSNKSGELVSSFVFEAVVPNYVKLEILAASSSELPPGEENKIRQELKIVNKLFKKKPLLMKVRISYLRNGEKFQDFINIGNFSTAL; from the exons ATGTCAATAAAACTAAGAGAACTAATTCGGAACATCCGGAATTGCAAAACGGCAGCAGAGGAAAGGTCCGTCGTGGCCAAGGAATGTGCCCTCATCAGGACGGCCTTCAAAGAAGAAGACAATATATATAGACACAGAAATGTAGCGAAATTATTATTCATGAATATGTTGGGGTACCCAACGTATTTTGGTCAAATTGAatgtttaaaattaattgccTCAAGTAAATTCTCTTTTAAAAGGATAGGCTACCTAGGGTTGACCATCCTACTTGACGAGAATACAGACATCCTAATGTTAGTTACCAATTCTATAAagaatgatttaaaaaatagtaatcAGTACATTAACGGGCTGGCCTTGTGCGCCCTGGGCAACATTGCAAACACGGAAATGTGCTCCTCCTTGAGGTACGAAATTTTGGATcttatgaatataaataatccCTACATTAAGAAGAAGGCAGCCATGTGTGCAATtcgtattttaaaaaaaacaagcgaTATGGAAGATCTCTTCGTCGAGAAAATTAACAGCCTGCTGGAGGATAGAAACCATGGGGTGTTAAGTGCGGGCATCAGTTTGATGATATCcctaatagaaaaaaattcccagtATAGGAAGATCCTCAAGGGGCACACCAACAAAATagtcaaaattttgaagagtTGCGTCATGTCGAGTTACTCCCATGGGGTTGAGTACGACGTGTACGGCATTAACGACCCATTTTTAcaggtaaaaattttgaaacttctaaaatatttaaatacagaagggggaggcaccTCCAGCGGGGCCATTGGCACACGAACGGAAGGGCAACCCGATGATGCCATAGAAGGTGTTACGGATGGTAACACACCCATAACGCAGGGGAGAAGCATAACTGGAAGCGACTCAAATAGTAAGCAGCATATGTACGATATGGAAGAAGTCAACTCAGTGTTAGCCCAAGTAGCTACAAATACAGATTCGGCAAAAAACGTGGGGAACGCCATCCTATACGAGTGTGTAAAGACCATCACGTACATATCTACCGACCCAGGGTTGCTAGTCCTAGCTGTGAATGTACTGGggaaatttttacaaaacacGGATAACAACATCAGGTATGTGGGGTTATGCACCCTACAGAAATTGCTAAAGAAGGACCCGAAAACGTTGCACATATATAGAAATACCATCATAGAGTGCCTGAAGGATCAAGATATAAGCATCCGGAAAAAGGCCCTCGATGTGGCATTCGCCCTTATAACAAAGGACTCACTAAAGGTGATGGTGAAGGAGCTGCTAAATTACCTGCTCGTCGCGGacatagaaataaaaagtgacATCGTCTCAAACATATGCGTTGCGGTGAATAACTACTCCCCAAATGTGCAGTACCTGCTAGATACCTACATCAAATTGTTGTGTCTAGCTGGGAATTTTATACAAGACCACATCAAAAACGATTTTATTTAtcacgttttgcaaaattcaGAGTTCCACGCCTatgttgtttttaaaatattcttttgcATAAAGGAGAATCTAAATCAGTACGCTCTAGTCCAAGTGGGAATTTGGTGCATCGGAGAGTTAGGAGATTTGCTTGTGCAGGAgggtaataaaaatgtaggaCCAGATGGGGAAGCAATAACCGTCACCCATGAAGACGTTTTCGATTTGTTAGAAAAAATCGTAAAAacgtatgaaaaaaatgccattaAAGAGTTACacaatattaatattaaggACCCCATACAGAACATTCTCTACAATAAATCCTCCAACATATTTGAAGACATCCATTTGAACACAGTCAATTATGCTCAGACGAGCTATAACAATAGTGCCTACATTTGCTGTAACGTCGCGAGCGAAAGTATGCACTCCAATGACAGCAATGTTATTTTGCAGTATGTCCTTATGTGCCTTAATAAACTCACCGTACGCTTCCCCACgcagaaattaaaaatcgaaaaaatcattcagaaatataaaaaaaataaatgcattgAAATTCAACAGAGGGCTTGTGAATTTCACGAGTTGATGAGCACACAGTGGGATGATATAAGGGACTCCATTCTTCTACGCATTCCTCCGTGTGCtaatagaaaaatgaacaagaaGAGACTCCCCCACGTGGATGACGATGATATTGTGGAGGTCACTCTTGATGAAGCGATGGGTAGCCAAGGAGTGCGAGACTCGGGCATTATGAATAATTCCCCCGCGGATATGTACACAGATAAAGTCAGCACCGCCTGTGTGGACCTCCTAGACCTGGAGGACGTCCTGGGCTTACAAAATGGAGATACAAATCACCCCAGTGTCATCACAGACGTTCGTAGTGCCACCCCGGACGTTCGTAGTGTCACCACAGATATTCGCAGTGTCACCGCAGACGTTCGTAGTGCCCCCACTGCGTTGGATGCCCTCAACGGAACTCGCCACCTCAGCATCAACCAAACAGCTGCGAACAAATTGGACGTCCTAGACATTTCCGATGAGGGGAAAATATCCAGCACCCACTTGTTACGCAGCCAGGAGTCGAAGGATAACTCTACTGCAAGGAACGACAAGGGGGTGGAAAttgcgaagaagaaaaatgaagacatACTGGCAGACCTCTTCGGCAATATCTCGATTGATCAGCCGAAGAGCAGTGCGCAAG GAAACGCCTCCCTGGACCTCCTTTTGGACGACATGCCGCCGGAGAAGCAAGACGACCTCCTGAGC CTAAACCTGGGAAATGCCAAAGTACAAATAGACCCCTTGAAGGTATACGACAAAAACGGCATCGAAATTTGCTTCCActttgaaaaagaaagcgcAGACTCGGAAGCTGCAACTATATGGGCCACCTATTCAAACAAGTCAGGCGAGTTGGTATCTTCCTTCGTTTTCGAG GCCGTCGTGCCCAACTACGTGAAACTCGAAATACTCGCTGCCTCATCCAGCGAACTCCCACCCGgagaggaaaacaaaatacgACAGGAActaaaaattgtaaacaaGCTCTTCAAGAAGAAGCCGCTCCTGATGAAGGTGAGGATATCCTATCTGAGGAATGGGGAGAAGTTCCAGGATTTCATTAACATCGGAAACTTTTCCACTGCTTTGTGA
- a CDS encoding hemolysin, putative (encoded by transcript PVX_117695A), producing MGVTSNCLAVNSCRRALNYLKEKCQNIDIFNVTGTTSINDETIREFIKSSFLSPNDQQIVEMFNEKKINKIMLINYMERKVKTVLQGKIHLLLVLASPIWITYMLHISKTLWAKIFTSIAALCMFFNFFASFLLHNFEWKPELFFLIEKIDHMGIFLMISGSCLPVPALLFNKLKFLYYIILQGLASLFGCLVICFSCFSTGNRITRACTYVIAGFLHALFLKDYLMGLVPKEIMFFIFLAALYCVGAVIYSMKKPNIIKGSGT from the coding sequence atgggggtgaCAAGCAACTGTTTAGCTGTAAACTCGTGTAGAAGGGCCCTAAATTATTTGAAAGAGAAGTGCCAAAATATAGACATCTTCAATGTGACTGGAACGACAAGCATAAATGATGAGACAATAAGggaatttataaaatcgaGCTTTTTATCCCCAAATGACCAACAGATAGTAGAAAtgtttaatgaaaaaaaaataaataaaattatgttaattaattatatggAGAGGAAAGTAAAAACAGTACTTCAAGGAAAAATCCATTTATTGTTGGTActtgcttcccccatttggattACCTACATGTTACACATATCGAAAACGTTATGGGCAAAGATTTTTACCTCCATTGCAGCtttatgtatgttttttaatttttttgcttccttcctacttcacaattttgaaTGGAAACCGGAGTTATTTTTCTTGATTGAGAAGATAGATCACATGGGTATTTTCTTAATGATCAGTGGATCCTGTTTACCAGTCCCAGCTCTCCTATTTAACAagctaaaatttttatattacattattcTACAAGGGTTGGCCTCTCTCTTTGGGTGCTTAGTCATCTGCTTCAGCTGCTTCAGTACGGGCAATAGGATTACGCGGGCCTGCACTTATGTCATAGCTGGGTTTTTGCACGCCCTGTTTTTGAAGGACTATTTAATGGGCCTCGTCCCCAAGGAGATcatgtttttcatttttctggcTGCGCTCTACTGCGTGGGGGCCGTCATCTACTCCATGAAGAAGCCCAACATCATTAAGGGTAGCGGCACATGA
- a CDS encoding Pv-fam-g protein (encoded by transcript PVX_117700A) — protein MEVDKIRRSSVRRHRLSSADATCYKPTAKSSLNNETCSDEGEIEFEGWVEFITKNEKEDNDDDDTLCEEKIGKSYGKRRSTVHISSSPGVYTHGGKAKKGEKYVKGGETTIANANVVVKNEEKSDYAYTNTNYMNKEPVVTLNNGVVYANGNNATTYPLIINTQEKTNNAMNVLNPNYVDPSPPVVLKNQQIIPQLYIRQPPTVVVTNEPRPPLVINPPPANIVFKNKAPQPIYVNSTRPNIIIKNDPAVMQNPLDMDSTPIQLDLPMENASTTMTESIKYPCTVNMKNEPMGDNRSCFYKANVNATTSGVMPATNVIQLDNSLGGPISQQILPNVYMMNENGQLQGGFQTQQGPIYTVSPMGNLIQAQQSPSTTYNSYEPNVFQCVQPSYAQVMGAQSEQCSGGGILLNQPLQMAPQQHVQAMSGQQHVQAMSTQQHVQGMPTQHMQAASQPQVHLTGGMQNYQAYGSAQPAMTYEKFCTQQVAQPAYGNAAPQYVHQSYMQTNPIMQEQMVPQVAPRRSSFVPNNNLAQGGQPVMRYSNNLGQPVNVNKFPLQHQASSASSEFLPSCGPVGCAASNNKPVQTPNVRRNSYVNPQAQGMMQPLPKKVQIVARPMHDQNFRGYN, from the coding sequence ATGGAGGTGGACAAAATCAGAAGAAGCTCCGTCAGGAGACACAGGCTTTCCAGCGCAGACGCCACGTGCTACAAACCGACGGCGAAAAGCTCCTTAAACAACGAGACCTGCAGCGACGAAGGCGAAATAGAGTTCGAGGGATGGGTGGAGTTTATaacgaaaaatgaaaaggaagataATGACGATGACGATACTTTGTGCGAAGAAAAGATTGGCAAGTCCTatggaaaaaggagaagcaccgTGCACATATCTAGCTCTCCTGGTGTATATACACatggggggaaagcaaaaaagggagaaaaatatgTCAAAGGCGGAGAGACCACCATAGCTAATGCGAACGTcgttgttaaaaatgaagagaaatcAGATTATGCCTACACGAATACAAATTATATGAACAAAGAACCTGTAGTGACGTTAAATAACGGGGTGGTTTATGCAAATGGGAATAATGCTACTACATACCCATTAATTATCAACACGcaagaaaaaacgaataacGCCATGAATGTGCTGAACCCAAATTATGTAGATCCATCTCCTCCAGTTGTTTTGAAGAATCAGCAAATAATTCCCCAGCTGTACATTAGGCAGCCACCAACAGTGGTAGTAACAAATGAACCTCGCCCCCCCTTAGTGATAAACCCCCCACCAGCTAAcatcgtttttaaaaataaggcCCCTCAacctatatatgtaaatagtACAAGGCCAAATATcatcattaaaaatgatcCTGCAGTGATGCAGAACCCACTTGATATGGATTCTACCCCTATACAGCTAGACCTCCCCATGGAAAATGCATCTACCACAATGACAGAGTCGATAAAATATCCCTGTACagttaatatgaaaaatgaaccCATGGGGGATAACCGAAGCTGCTTTTATAAGGCAAATGTGAATGCTACCACCTCAGGGGTAATGCCAGCAACTAATGTGATCCAGCTAGATAATTCGCTAGGAGGGCCCATTTCGCAGCAAATTCTTCCAAATGTGTATATGATGAATGAGAATGGGCAGCTCCAAGGGGGGTTCCAAACGCAGCAGGGTCCCATCTATACAGTAAGTCCCATGGGCAACCTAATCCAAGCGCAGCAATCTCCTAGCACTACATACAATTCGTATGAGCCGAATGTTTTCCAGTGCGTGCAGCCAAGTTACGCACAGGTGATGGGAGCTCAGTCTGAGCAGTGCTCCGGTGGAGGGATCTTGCTGAACCAGCCCCTGCAGATGGCACCGCAGCAGCATGTGCAGGCAATGTCCGGACAGCAGCATGTTCAAGCAATGTCCACACAGCAACACGTGCAAGGAATGCCCACACAGCATATGCAGGCAGCCTCCCAGCCGCAAGTTCACCTGACAGGAGGAATGCAAAATTACCAAGCGTATGGCAGTGCTCAACCAGCCATGACGTACGAAAAATTCTGCACTCAGCAAGTGGCTCAACCCGCATATGGAAATGCAGCACCCCAGTATGTTCACCAAAGTTATATGCAAACAAATCCAATAATGCAGGAACAGATGGTTCCTCAAGTTGCACCGAGAAGATCATCCTTTGTTCCTAATAACAACTTAGCGCAAGGAGGACAGCCAGTCATGCGATACAGTAATAATTTAGGCCAACCTgttaatgtaaataaatttcccTTGCAGCATCAGGCATCATCTGCCTCCAGTGAATTTCTACCTTCTTGTGGACCAGTCGGTTGTGCAGCCTCGAATAACAAACCGGTTCAAACACCTAACGTGAGGAGGAACAGTTATGTAAATCCCCAAGCACAAGGGATGATGCAGCCCCTTCCAAAAAAGGTCCAAATAGTGGCTCGCCCTATGCACGATCAGAACTTCCGGGGGTATAACTAA
- a CDS encoding hypothetical protein, conserved (encoded by transcript PVX_117705A), with protein MRNNYGNISYWDERYTNEEEQFDWHQKWCSVKHIFSELDVRNDAKILNVGCGTSRFSEEMLDNGYTDITNIDASAVCINKMKEMYKDKPNLKYILMNVCDMKGFKNAEFDLIVDKACLDSVVCSEDSLKNVEEMLSEVSRVLKPEGVFVVISHAQPTYRLGYLQKQDYKWNVAVKTVKRPMLGIVGKFALLERVIKDGM; from the exons atgcgtaaCAAT TACGGCAACATATCTTACTGGGACGAGCGATACACAAA CGAAGAAGAGCAATTTGACTGGCATCAAAAATGGTGTAGTGTAAAGCACATTTTCTCAGAGCTGGACGTACGAAATGACGCAAAAATCTTGAATGTCGGCTGTGGGACATCAA GATTCAGCGAAGAAATGCTAGACAATGGCTACACAGATATAACGAACATCGATGCATCCGCCGTGTGCATAAATAAGATGAAAGAAATGTACAAGGACAAGCcgaatttaaaat ACATACTAATGAACGTGTGCGACATGAAGGGATTTAAAAATGCAGAGTTTGACCTAATCGTGGATAAGGCCTGTCTAGACTCTGTGGTTTGCTCGGAAGATTCCCTGAAAAACGTCGAGGAAATGTTGTCCGAAGTATCGCGCGTGTTAAA GCCCGAAGGCGTCTTTGTTGTCATATCGCATGCGCAACCGACTTATCGACTAGGGTATTTGCAAAAGCAGGACTACAAGTGGAACGTCGCGGTGAAAACGGTTAAGCGGCCTATGTTAGGGATAGTGGGTAAGTTTGCGCTACTTGAACGAGTTATTAAAGATGGCATGTAG
- a CDS encoding hypothetical protein (encoded by transcript PVX_117710A) — translation MQKFEKRQKSEKIKSRKYLRLKKQKSRANGNQPNAPNKLQKHTKGYKKGDKYNAPMPMKWLLK, via the exons atgcagaaatTCGAAAAACGCCAAAAATctgaaaagataaaaagcCGAAAATACTTGAGgctgaaaaaacaaaaaagcagAGCAAACGGCAACCAACCAAATGCTCCCAACAAACTTCAAAAAC ACACGAAAGgatataaaaagggggacaagTACAACGCGCCAATGCCAATGAAATggttattaaaataa
- a CDS encoding dual specificity protein phosphatase, putative (encoded by transcript PVX_117715A): protein MIPILPFLYLGDRDDIDHVENLKENNVQALVICCTYFEFPEDKVPNGFAELRVNLEDIGMEQISSYFEESNNFIHSYIKKEQGVLISCCQGISRSSTMSIAYLMGKQNFCLIEAFNFIMEKKTICPNIGFIEQLCDYEKVLKNKITFSSKKYINWFTSEMCDNNVMTDFSMECKKNTT, encoded by the exons atgattcCAATATTACCATTTCTCTATTTGGGAGACAGGGATGACATAGATCATGTTGAAAATCTTAAAGAGAATAACGTACAAGCGCTGGTAATATGTTGCACTTATTTCGAGTTCCCCGAAGATAAAGTCCCAAATGGGTTTGCGGAATTACGAGTTAATTTGGAAGACATAGGAATGGAACAAATATCTTCCTATTTTGAGGAATCCAATAATTTCATTCATTCGTATATTAAGAAGGAGCAGGGGGTTCTCATCTCATGCTG CCAAGGGATCAGCAGATCGTCCACGATGTCGATAGCCTATCTGATGGGAAAGCAG AATTTTTGCCTCATCGAAGCATTCAACTTTATAATGGAGAAGAAGACCATCTGCCCGAACATTGGGTTTATTGAGCAGCTGTGTGACTatgaaaaagttttaaagaacaaaattacCTTTTCCTCCAAGAAGTACATAAACTGGTTTACCTCCGAGATGTGTGACAACAACGTAATGACGGATTTCAGTATGGAGTGCAAAAAGAACACCACGTAG